Part of the Paludisphaera borealis genome, TCCAGACCATCGTTCTCGACGACCTCGACGAGCGGACGACCGTGCTGGTCGAGACCGTCGCCGAGGGTCGCCAGCGCGATTTCCTGGGGTTCAACCGCGCCCGCCACGCCGTCGTCGAGGCCGCGATCCTGGCCACCCGGATCGCGCTGATCCCCCCGGCGGAGATCCTCGGCGAGTTCCAGAAGCTGGCCGTCCTGGTCGACAAGACCGGCGGCCCGGTCGAGCACCGGGCGTTCGACCTGCTCCGGGAACACGTCCGCCGCGCCGCCGAAAGCACCCCGCCGCCGCCCCCGCCCGATCGGAAAGCCAGCCCCTCATGACGCCCCTCCGCATCCGGACCGCGAGCCGGCTCCATTTCGGACTCCTCGGCTGGGGGCCCCACGCCCCCCGGCAGTTCGGCGGCGTCGGCCTGATGGTCGAGCACCCCGGCCTGGAGCTGACCGCGACCCACGCCGACGAGTTCCAGGCCGTCGGCCGGCTGTCCGACCGCGTCGCCTCGCTGCTCGACCGGATGCGCGAGAAGGAAGTCTCGGGTTCCGGGCTCCGGCCGGCTCGGATCGAGGTCGTCGCCGCCCCCGACGAGCACATGGGATTGGGCGTCGGGACCCAGCTCAGCCTCGCCGTCGCCGGGCTGTTGCTGACGCTCTCGGGCGTCGGCGAACCGTCGGTCGAGGCGCTCGCCCGACTGTCGGAGCGAGGCCGCCGGTCGGGCGTCGGGCTCCACGGCTTCTTGCACGGCGGGCTCGTCGTCGACGGCGGCCACAAGGTCGCCGACGACATCCCGCCGCTCGTCTCCCGCATGGACTTCCCCCCGGAATGGTCGATCCTGATCGTCCGCCCCCCCGGCCCGGAAGGGCGGCACGGCGCGGAGGAAGCCCTCGCCTTCGCCGAGCTTCCCCCCTGCCCCGAACGCGTCACCGAGCGGCTCTGCCGGCTGGTGCTGCTCGACCTCCTCAGCGCCGTGGCCGAGCACGATCTGGCCGCCTTCGGCGCGGCGGTCAGCGAGCTTCAGCATCGCGTCGGCACGGCCTTCGCCCCGGCCCAGGGGGGGGTCTACGCGACCCCCGAATCGGAAACCCTGGTCGACGACTTCGCCCGCCTCGGCCTGGTCGGCGGCGGCCAAAGCTCGTGGGGGCCGTCGCTCTACGCCTTCGGCGACCTCTCTGCCGAGGAGCGCCAGGCCGTCGCCGACTGGCTCGTCGACCGCCGGGGCCTGGATCGTTCGGAAATCCTCTGGACCCGGGCCCGCAACCAGGGCGCGTCGATCACCTCCCTCTGAACCGTATCGAACCGCGCGGTTTTCGCGTGACGCTGCTACTGAGGGCCGCTACGATCAGTCCGATGGACTTCATGTGATCCGGCCGACGCATCCAAGGGCATGACGACAACGTGAAGGGACGACCGTGATGATCAAGATCGCAAAACCAATGGCGTTCGCGATGCTGGTGGGAATCGGGTGGCTGGGTACGGCCGCCGCCCGGGCCGAGAACCTCGGGATCGGCGACCCCGCGCCGAAGCTCGAAGTCAAGTCGTTCGTCAAGGGCGAGCCCGTCAAGGCGCTTGAACCCGGCAAGATCTACGTCGTCGAATTCTGGGCGACCTGGTGCGGCCCCTGCCGGTCGACCATCCCACACTTGACCGAGCTGCAAAAGAAGCATGCCGACGCGATTTTCATCGGCGTCAGCATCGCGGAGCAGGACCAGGACAAGGTCAAGCCATTCGTCGACGAGATGGCCGATAAGATGAACTACCGCGTGGCCCTCGACGCCGTCCCCGACAAGGGAGACGCGGGCGACGGCGCGATGTCCAAGAACTGGATGAAAGCCGCCGGCCAGGGCGGAATCCCCACGGCCTTCATCATCAACAAGGACAACAAGATCGCCTGGATCGGCCATCCCGCCGGCATGGACGAACCGCTCGAGAAGATCGTGACCGGCTCGTGGGACCTCAAAACGGCCATCGCCGAGAGCAAGAAGGCCGCGGAAGAGCAAGCCAAGGGCCAGGAAGTCCAGAAGAAACTCGCCGCCGCGATCCAGTCGGAAGATCCCGACAAGGTCCTCGCCGCGATCGACGAGATCGCCAAGGAGTTCCCCGCCAAGGTCGCGGCCCTCGACGGCCTGAAATTCACCAGCCTGGTCCAGAAGGGCGACGAGGACAAGGCGCTCGAAACCGGCAAGAAACTGCTCGAAGGCGACGCCGGCAAGAGCTCCGGCGACCTGAACAACATCGCCTGGGCGATCGTCGACCCCGCCGCCAAGCACAAGCCGAGCGCCAAACTCTTGACCTTCGCCGTCGAGGCCGCTGAGCGCGGCGACGAATTGGAGAAAGGCAAGAGCCCCTACATCGCCGACACCCTCGCCAAGGCCTACTTCGATTCCGGCAAGGCCGCCAAGGCCCTGGAAGTCCAGAAACGAGCCGTCGAAAACGCCAAGGGGACCGACCTCGAAGACGACAAAGGCATGAAAGAACGCCTTGAGCAGTACCAGAAGGCCGCCGAAGCCGGCAAGTAAGGGACGCAACGTCCAACGCTCGAAGCGATTCACCACGGAGGACACGTAGAGCGAAAGAGTGGAATTCCCCTCTGCGATTTTTCCTCTCCGCGTCCTCCGCGTCCTCCGTGGTGAGTCCTCCCGACCTCCAGGTAACACAGCTCTCGAAGAGGGCCACCCGACGACCTTCGCCCCCTTCATCCCGATTGGGATTTGGCTTCGTTCGCGCCGAAATCGCTCGATCGCGGTCCGTCGTCTCCCCCCGGATCGGCTCGGCGGATTGGGTTCTTCTGAAAATCTTCCGGGCCATGTGTCAGGCTGCAGGGGCTGGTAGTTGGCGTTCGCGGTAGTCGGCCCCGTTCTTGAGCAGGTGCCAGATCACCACCAGGATCTTGTGCGCCACGGCGATCAGAGCCTTCTTTTTCCCGAGTCGTGGGACCCATCGACGGTAGCAGATGCTGAAGGCGGTGTTCTTGGCGTGGCTGGCCGACCACGCCGACTGCACCAGGAGCGAACGCAGCCACGGACTCCCCTTGGTCGTCTTGCCGCTGCGGCGTTTGCCGGCGCTTTGGTCGTTGCCCGGGCACAGCCCCGCCCAGGAGCAGAGGTGGCCCGCGGTCGGGAACGACTCCACGTCCGGCCCGATCTCCCCCACGATCACCTCCGCCGCCCGATCCCCCACTCCGGGGATCCCCTGGAGCCGGCCCGCCGCCTCGTCGAACGGCCTCATGGCCTCGTCGATCCGCTCGTCCAGCCGCTCGATCAGGCGTTCCAACGCGTCGATCTGATCCGTCAGCAGCCGGAGCACGAAGCGGTGGTGGTCGGTGACCCGGCCCAACAGCGCCCGCCTCAGCTCGGGGATCTTGCCCCGGAGCCGCTGCTTGGCCAGATCGGCCAGCTTCTCCGGGTCGTCCTGGCCGTCGATGATCGCCCGGATCATGGCGCGCCCCGAGGCCCCCAGGACGTCGCTGGCCACCGACCCCAGCTTGACGTTGGCGTCCTCCAGCGTCTTCTGGAGGCGATTGGCCACCGCGGCGCGGTCGCGGACCAACTCGGTGCGCTGCCGGGTCAGGTCGCGAAGCTCGCGGATCTCCGGCTTGGGGATGAAGCTGGGCGACAGCAGGCCGTGCTGGAGCAACTGGGCGATCCACTCGGCGTCCTTGACGTCGGTCTTGCGGCCGGGGACCTGCTTGAGCCGCCCGGCGTTGACCAGCATCACGTCGAATCGCCCTTCCAGGATGTGGAAGATCGGCTTCCAGTAGACGCCCGTGCTCTCCATGGCGACCTCGCGGACGCCGTGGGCGTCGAGCCAGTCGGCCAGGGCCAGCAGGTCGGCGGTCATCGTGCCGAAGGTGTGGACCACCGAGGCGACCGAGCCGTCGGGGTTGATGTGGCGGACGCAGGCGACGACGGTCTTCTTGTGGACGTCGAGCCCGGCGCAGCGATCGTGAACGATGTCCATGACGTCCCCTCCAACTCGAGTGGTCGGAAACGAAGCAGTCCGAGCCGGTGGGACGACCTCGGGGCGTAAAGCAGTTTCTTCTACGTGCTCCCCCGCTTCCGGGGGGCGACAGGA contains:
- a CDS encoding beta-ribofuranosylaminobenzene 5'-phosphate synthase family protein, with the translated sequence MTPLRIRTASRLHFGLLGWGPHAPRQFGGVGLMVEHPGLELTATHADEFQAVGRLSDRVASLLDRMREKEVSGSGLRPARIEVVAAPDEHMGLGVGTQLSLAVAGLLLTLSGVGEPSVEALARLSERGRRSGVGLHGFLHGGLVVDGGHKVADDIPPLVSRMDFPPEWSILIVRPPGPEGRHGAEEALAFAELPPCPERVTERLCRLVLLDLLSAVAEHDLAAFGAAVSELQHRVGTAFAPAQGGVYATPESETLVDDFARLGLVGGGQSSWGPSLYAFGDLSAEERQAVADWLVDRRGLDRSEILWTRARNQGASITSL
- a CDS encoding DUF447 domain-containing protein, whose translation is MILEGIVTTQSPSGLLNIAPMGPKIAPDMNMGTFVLRPFKTSTTYQNLKAHGEGVFHVTDDVLLLAQAAIGVPFDPEPATRPADSVEGRILVGACRYYEFQTIVLDDLDERTTVLVETVAEGRQRDFLGFNRARHAVVEAAILATRIALIPPAEILGEFQKLAVLVDKTGGPVEHRAFDLLREHVRRAAESTPPPPPPDRKASPS
- a CDS encoding TlpA family protein disulfide reductase produces the protein MIKIAKPMAFAMLVGIGWLGTAAARAENLGIGDPAPKLEVKSFVKGEPVKALEPGKIYVVEFWATWCGPCRSTIPHLTELQKKHADAIFIGVSIAEQDQDKVKPFVDEMADKMNYRVALDAVPDKGDAGDGAMSKNWMKAAGQGGIPTAFIINKDNKIAWIGHPAGMDEPLEKIVTGSWDLKTAIAESKKAAEEQAKGQEVQKKLAAAIQSEDPDKVLAAIDEIAKEFPAKVAALDGLKFTSLVQKGDEDKALETGKKLLEGDAGKSSGDLNNIAWAIVDPAAKHKPSAKLLTFAVEAAERGDELEKGKSPYIADTLAKAYFDSGKAAKALEVQKRAVENAKGTDLEDDKGMKERLEQYQKAAEAGK
- a CDS encoding IS110 family transposase; this translates as MDIVHDRCAGLDVHKKTVVACVRHINPDGSVASVVHTFGTMTADLLALADWLDAHGVREVAMESTGVYWKPIFHILEGRFDVMLVNAGRLKQVPGRKTDVKDAEWIAQLLQHGLLSPSFIPKPEIRELRDLTRQRTELVRDRAAVANRLQKTLEDANVKLGSVASDVLGASGRAMIRAIIDGQDDPEKLADLAKQRLRGKIPELRRALLGRVTDHHRFVLRLLTDQIDALERLIERLDERIDEAMRPFDEAAGRLQGIPGVGDRAAEVIVGEIGPDVESFPTAGHLCSWAGLCPGNDQSAGKRRSGKTTKGSPWLRSLLVQSAWSASHAKNTAFSICYRRWVPRLGKKKALIAVAHKILVVIWHLLKNGADYRERQLPAPAA